A stretch of the Uranotaenia lowii strain MFRU-FL chromosome 3, ASM2978415v1, whole genome shotgun sequence genome encodes the following:
- the LOC129752348 gene encoding uncharacterized protein LOC129752348: MASERRIKSLKLRIRSLETSFNLIKVFVDNYDEDTQSVEVPVRLENLGVLWADYSKTQAELEASDVDDMAIVEQQFKQRSHFETEYYRVKGFLLAVNKHASTPYSHPVQSHAHFPASSQIRLPDVKLPVFNGSLEQWLNFHDLFVSLVHSSSDLSNIQKFYYLRSSLSGDALKLIQTIAISANNYPVAWNLLIEHFQNPLRLKQTYVDSLFEFSQLKKESASDLHSLVERFEANVRILRQLGERTEYWDILLIRMLSIRLDSTTRRDWEEFASAKESTTFQDLVGFLQRRVTVLQCMSNGQQEHSATTSAKKSTSRPPLVSHGATQFNYRQCFACSDHHPLYQCPVFSKLTSEDKEKLVRRQQLCRNCLRKGHVVRNCSSKNTCRKCRGRHHSQLCSDDRTHQERLNQRVEASATTETNAASEAASPSLSAAIHNPGTGRLSNRVILATAVVTLVDDHGNSHVARALLDSGSECSFITESFSQRLRIHRQKVHLSISGIGQSSTHARLKLRTTVRSRTTRFSTIVELLVLPKLTLNLPSTTMDVSSWSFPEGIQLADPAFYQSNPIDVVLGAEIFFDVFKPSGRISLGDGLPMLVNSVFGWVVSGKVMQSNHLKTISCNVATVADIQRFMQRFWAIEEESAVPSLSVEEAACEEHFRRTVQRTPDGRYIVRLPLKEAADNIGDNCNTARRRFHMIESRLQRNKELQIQYRDFMAEYETLGHMHRVADTAGSDSSRYYLPHHPVIREMSSTTKVRVVFDASCKSATGKSLNDVLMVGAVIQDDLRAIILRSRLHQVMLIADIKQMYRQVLVDDRDTPLQRIFWRNSPEEPLQTFELKTVTYGTASAPFLATRVLQQLADDENQNFPEAAKILRRDVYVDDLFTEGSSPEEVSELRTQLDHLCRRGGLEFRKFASNVESVLDGVSPERRAIQSSVELASDQCIKTLGLHWEPTADNLRFHIQLPKQPPDTLMTKRIALSQIAQLFDPLGLVGPVIVTAKIFMQTLWSLTSEDDTPWGWDQPLPDSLATYWIKYYSQLPLLEQLRIPRCVVLPDPCNIQLHLFSDASEQAYGACAYLRSTDASGNVLVTLLTAKSKVSPLKRRSIPRLELCGALEAAQLYQKVCSAFRSRFTTFFWVDSTTVLAWLKSSPSVWTTFVANRVSKIQLATVDTSWNHVAGQQNPADHISRGIEAGTILSCDLWWKGPRWLQSEPSFWPVNQHDQSFETQLESRSSPIKLLATTADPSFVDLFVERFSSFQHMLRVAAFCLRISMNRKQPKLTTILAPTEIQNAEFSLIRLVQLQEFASEISALRDSKPIHTKSRLRWFSPFLDPHGVMRVGGRLDKAPLTYDSKHQILLPYHHRFSALLVQCYHERNLHASPQLLVGLLRLRYWIIGARNLAKNIVHRCTICFRARPKLVEQFMAELPKERITATRPFTVTGVDYWGPILLKHPHRRASPTKAFVAVFVCFCTKAVHIELVFDLTTAKFIQALRRFVSRRGPPSDIFSDNGRNFLGAKNELKRLIRQPDYSRNVDQECSVCNIRWHFNPPRASHFGGLWESAIHSAQKHFIRIVRDRPLYYDDMQTLLCQIEGCLNSRPLVPLSDDPTDYEPLTPGHFLVGSALKAVPDDELSEIPFNCLKNWQQIQKLLQDLWRRWHLEYINTLQPRSKWVHSPVSIKENQLVLLKEDNTPPMRWPTARIIQTHPGSDGIVRVVTLRTAKGSCTRPVSKICLLPIAPSLEESIAPSSAEQSTPDEIRA; this comes from the coding sequence ATGGCTTCAGAGCGACGTATTAAGTCTCTGAAATTGAGGATTCGCAGCCTAGAGACTTCTTTCAACCTCATCAAGGTTTTCGTCGACAACTACGACGAAGACACTCAATCAGTTGAAGTCCCCGTGCGGCTAGAGAATCTTGGTGTTCTCTGGGCAGACTACTCCAAGACCCAAGCTGAGCTGGAAGCTTCCGATGTCGACGACATGGCAATCGTCGAGCAGCAATTCAAGCAGCGATCACATTTCGAGACAGAATACTACAGAGTGAAGGGATTCTTGCTGGCCGTAAATAAACATGCTTCGACTCCGTATTCTCATCCTGTTCAGTCCCATGCGCACTTCCCTGCTTCCTCCCAGATCCGGCTACCCGACGTGAAGCTCCCCGTGTTCAACGGGTCGTTAGAGCAATGGTTAAACTTCCACGATCTTTTCGTTTCTTTGGTGCACTCATCAAGTGATTTATCTAACATccaaaagttttattatttgaGATCGTCGTTGAGTGGAGATGCCCTTAAGTTAATCCAAACTATTGCAATCAGTGCCAATAACTATCCCGTCGCCTGGAATCTTCTCATTGAGCATTTTCAAAATCCGTTACGTTTAAAACAAACTTATGTTGACTCGTTGTTCGAATTTTCGCAACTTAAGAAAGAATCAGCTTCAGATCTTCATTCGTTGGTCGAAAGGTTTGAAGCTAACGTTAGAATCCTAAGGCAGCTTGGAGAAAGAACTGAATATTGGGACATTTTGCTCATACGAATGCTGAGTATCCGCCTTGATTCAACAACTCGTCGAGATTGGGAAGAGTTTGCGTCTGCAAAAGAGTCAACTACATTCCAAGATCTGGTAGGCTTTCTTCAACGACGAGTTACGGTTCTGCAGTGTATGAGCAATGGCCAGCAAGAGCATTCAGCAACGACTTCAgcgaaaaaatcgacttctcgtCCTCCACTCGTTAGCCACGGAGCAACTCAGTTCAACTATCGGCAGTGTTTCGCTTGCTCCGACCATCACCCTTTGTATCAGTGtccagttttctcaaaattgaccTCCGAAGACAAAGAAAAACTTGTGCGCCGCCAACAGCTTTGCCGAAATTGTCTACGGAAGGGTCATGTGGTTCGGAACTGTTCGTCGAAGAACACCTGCCGGAAATGCCGAGGACGACACCATAGCCAGCTGTGCAGCGACGATCGCACTCATCAGGAGCGCCTCAACCAGCGAGTCGAAGCAAGCGCAACAACGGAGACCAATGCGGCAAGCGAAGCAGCTTCACCATCACTATCAGCCGCGATTCACAATCCAGGGACTGGTCGTCTTTCTAACAGGGTGATTCTCGCAACAGCAGTGGTCACTTTGGTCGACGATCACGGCAACTCGCACGTAGCAAGGGCACTGCTGGACTCAGGAAGCGAGTGCAGCTTCATTACTGAGTCATTTTCTCAACGGCTTCGGATTCATCGGCAAAAGGTTCATCTCTCGATCTCCGGAATTGGTCAATCGTCTACACATGCCCGTCTGAAGCTCCGCACCACAGTACGCTCACGCACCACCCGGTTTTCCACCATCGTCGAATTGCTTGTGCTTCCGAAACTCACCCTAAATCTACCGTCGACAACCATGGACGTTTCGAGCTGGAGTTTTCCGGAGGGAATTCAGCTAGCAGATCCAGCTTTCTACCAGTCTAATCCCATCGACGTGGTTCTGGGTGCTGAAATATTCTTCGACGTTTTCAAACCATCAGGCAGAATATCACTTGGAGATGGGCTTCCGATGCTGGTGAATTCGGTCTTTGGCTGGGTGGTCTCTGGGAAGGTTATGCAGTCCAATCACCTCAAGACGATTTCCTGCAACGTCGCTACAGTGGCGGACATCCAACGATTCATGCAACGGTTTTGGGCGATCGAGGAGGAAAGCGCCGTTCCTAGTCTCTCGGTAGAAGAAGCGGCGTGCGAGGAGCATTTTCGTCGTACAGTTCAACGTACACCAGATGGCCGATATATTGTGCGATTGCCGTTGAAGGAAGCGGCAGACAACATAGGCGACAACTGCAACACTGCGCGACGTCGTTTTCACATGATCGAATCTCGCCTTCAACGCAACAAGGAGCTGCAGATTCAGTATCGGGACTTCATGGCAGAATACGAAACCCTTGGCCACATGCATCGAGTGGCGGACACAGCTGGATCCGATTCTTCCCGGTACTACTTACCCCATCATCCTGTGATTCGAGAAATGAGCTCCACAACCAAGGTCCGAGTTGTTTTCGACGCATCGTGTAAATCTGCAACCGGAAAATCTCTGAACGATGTGCTTATGGTAGGCGCAGTAATTCAAGACGATCTGAGAGCCATCATATTGAGGTCCAGGCTCCACCAGGTCATGCTCATCGCTGACATTAAGCAGATGTATCGTCAAGTGCTGGTCGACGATAGAGACACTCCACTGCAGCGGATTTTTTGGCGGAATTCCCCCGAGGAACCTCTACAGACCTTCGAGCTAAAAACGGTCACCTACGGCACGGCCAGCGCACCGTTTCTCGCTACCAGGGTACTTCAGCAGTTAGCCGATGACGAAAACCAGAACTTTCCCGAAGCAGCCAAGATTCTGAGGCGCGATGTGTACGTCGACGATCTGTTCACCGAAGGCAGCTCACCAGAGGAAGTATCAGAACTACGAACTCAGCTTGATCATCTTTGCAGAAGGGGCGGACTTGAGTTCCGCAAATTCGCCTCAAACGTAGAATCGGTTCTCGACGGCGTTTCTCCCGAAAGGCGTGCCATTCAATCTTCGGTCGAGCTCGCATCAGACCAGTGCATCAAAACCCTGGGCCTACACTGGGAACCAACAGCCGACAACTTACGGTTCCACATCCAACTCCCCAAGCAACCACCAGACACCCTTATGACGAAACGAATCGCTCTGTCACAAATCGCACAACTTTTCGATCCGTTAGGCCTGGTTGGACCAGTCATCGTAACCGCTAAGATATTTATGCAGACGCTGTGGAGCCTTACATCCGAAGACGACACACCTTGGGGCTGGGATCAACCGCTACCAGATTCTCTCGCCACTTACTGGATCAAATACTACTCGCAGTTGCCTCTGCTTGAGCAACTCAGAATCCCTCGATGTGTTGTTTTGCCCGATCCATGTAACATTCAGCTTCACCTCTTTTCGGACGCATCGGAACAAGCATATGGCGCCTGTGCATATCTTCGATCGACCGACGCTTCCGGGAATGTTCTGGTAACTTTGTTGACAGCCAAATCTAAAGTTTCACCGTTAAAAAGGCGCAGCATTCCTCGACTCGAGCTCTGCGGAGCACTAGAAGCGGCTCAACTGTACCAAAAGGTCTGCTCCGCCTTCAGATCAAGGTTCACGACATTCTTCTGGGTCGACTCTACTACCGTTCTTGCCTGGCTTAAGTCTAGCCCATCTGTTTGGACTACATTTGTGGCTAACAGAGTATCCAAAATTCAGCTAGCCACGGTGGACACTTCCTGGAACCATGTTGCAGGGCAACAGAACCCTGCAGACCACATCTCTAGAGGCATAGAGGCAGGAACAATTCTTTCGTGCGACCTTTGGTGGAAAGGGCCTCGATGGCTTCAATCTGAACCATCGTTTTGGCCTGTTAATCAGCATGACCAATCGTTTGAGACGCAGCTTGAATCTCGATCTTCCCCGATTAAACTTCTGGCAACAACAGCAGACCCTTCCTTCGTTGATCTTTTCGTCGAACGCTTTTCCTCCTTCCAACACATGCTCCGTGTAGCGGCATTCTGTTTACGGATCTCCATGAACCGCAAACAACCGAAGCTCACCACCATTCTTGCACCGACCGAAATCCAAAATGCTGAATTTTCCCTAATACGATTAGTCCAGCTCCAAGAATTCGCCAGTGAAATCAGCGCGCTTCGAGACTCGAAACCCATCCACACCAAATCACGGCTCCGATGGTTCTCTCCATTCCTCGACCCTCACGGGGTAATGCGTGTGGGAGGCAGGCTTGATAAAGCACCACTAACCTACGACAGCAAGCACCAAATTCTGCTCCCATATCATCATCGTTTTTCGGCGTTACTCGTACAATGCTACCACGAACGCAATCTGCATGCTTCACCGCAACTACTGGTCGGACTTCTTCGCCTACGATACTGGATCATAGGGGCCAGGAATCTGGCCAAAAACATCGTACACCGCTGCACCATTTGCTTCCGAGCTCGCCCTAAATTGGTGGAACAATTTATGGCTGAGCTGCCCAAGGAACGGATCACAGCCACTCGTCCATTCACGGTAACGGGGGTTGATTATTGGGGCCCAATCCTGCTGAAGCATCCGCATCGGCGAGCCTCCCCAACAAAGGCATTTGTTGCAGTCTTTGTCTGCTTTTGCACTAAAGCTGTACATATCGAACTGGTGTTCGACTTGACAACAGCAAAGTTCATTCAGGCCTTGCGACGATTCGTATCTCGTCGAGGCCCACCTTCCGACATCTTCTCTGATAATGGCCGAAACTTTCTCGGAGCCAAGAATGAACTAAAGCGACTTATTCGCCAGCCAGATTATTCGCGCAATGTTGACCAGGAATGCTCAGTCTGCAACATCAGATGGCACTTTAATCCGCCTAGAGCATCCCATTTTGGTGGACTATGGGAATCTGCCATTCATTCTGCTCAGAAACATTTCATCCGCATTGTCCGAGACCGACCACTTTATTACGACGACATGCAGACTCTTTTATGTCAAATAGAAGGTTGCCTTAACTCTCGTCCTCTGGTTCCCCTGAGTGACGATCCAACGGATTATGAGCCATTAACACCCGGGCATTTTCTTGTCGGCTCTGCATTAAAAGCTGTTCCGGATGACGAGCTCAGTGAGATTCCGTTCAACTGCTTAAAAAATTGGCAACAAATCCAAAAACTGCTTCAGGATCTCTGGCGGAGGTGGCATCTAGAATACATAAATACGTTACAACCAAGAAGCAAATGGGTGCACTCACCTGTTTCCATCAAGGAAAACCAGCTTGTCCTGTTGAAGGAAGATAACACTCCACCGATGCGTTGGCCGACGGCAAGAATAATCCAGACCCATCCTGGCAGCGACGGAATAGTCAGAGTGGTCACTCTGAGGACAGCGAAAGGATCCTGTACGCGACCGGTGTCTAAAATCTGCCTGCTGCCGATTGCACCATCGTTGGAGGAATCAATTGCACCATCCAGCGCTGAGCAATCAACACCAGACGAGATTCGTGCTTGA